GCCGCTTTTCCCTGGGAATCACGCGCTTTTTGACCCGCAGCGCCAAAGCGCCAAGCATCGTAGGGAGTCGTGCTGCGCCACAAGCACAAAGCGCGGGCCGCGTGGCTGTAGGGACCGTAGTGATCGACAATCGCTTTGTCGTCGAGCTCGGTGAGAGTGCGACAAAGCCACTGACCCGCGCGCACAATCGTCTCTTGCGGAGGCTGAACTTCCGGCGGTGCATAGGCCAGCCATTCAATCTGGTGACCAGTCACCAGGATCTTGTCGTAGACCGTCGACTTCGTATCGACATCCGACGATTGACCAGTCGACCAGCTGCGCGACCAGAAGCCATCGCGCGACTGGGTTTGCTCGAGCAGGAGCGAAACCCGTTTCATATAAACGAGCATCTTCATCCGCTGCTTAGGGGTGAGCTTCTGCAGGTCGTCGTCGATACGGCAGAGGACCGTCATCGCCTCGAGCCGATGCAGGCCATTACATGGACCATGTTCCGGCGGCGCTTTCACTAGTTCATCGATCAGCAGATCGAGCGTGATCGTCTCGCCAAACTTGTTGCTCCACATCGGCTGTGGAAAGACGTAGCGGGCATAGGTGATCGCCGTCCACTCGTACTCGAGCCGGTCGAGATGAAAGCGGCGGAGCGAGGTGGCGAGCAAATCGTTGATGGTGGCTTTATCATCGCGCAGCGCGAGTGGATAGTCGCGCGCGAGTCCCGATTCGGCATACGTGGCGAGCAAGTCGTCGTTGTGATAGCTCGACGTATCGCGCGAGTTGGTCCCATCTTCAAATCCGCGAATCGTGATCCCTTCGCTCGTGCGCTGCAGCAGCGGAGGGGCGTTTTCTCCAACAATTTCGCGGAATTTTGCATCGTCGGTCAAATAGCCGAGCATCTGCTTGCCGCTGAGAACCTTGGGGTCGAAGAAGTCGGCGTCGGTTCCCCATAAGCGGAGCGAGTGGATCAAATTGTTCGTCAGCGGCGCAGTGCGCGGCGGCTTCACCCGGTCGAGAACATCAGAGAGTTGCTCGTCGGTTGCGACGCGCGGATCGTTGTAGCGCGGCAGCACCGAGTGGGGCGCTAGCGACTCGGGCAAGATCATCGGCGCGGGGGTGCTGCGACCTGTCGCTAAGGAGTAAACCAGTAGCGCGATCGCAATCACGGCCGGTGGAACAGTCCATCGCGAAAGTGTGGGAAGTGGCGACGTCATTAGAGGAGCCCAAACTTTTTCATCTTGTTGTAAAGCGTGACGCGACTGATCCCGAGCTCCGCTGCGGTCTCTTTACGACGGAAGTTATTGCGCTGCAGCGAATCCTCGATGATCCGCCGCTCGAGCACGTCGACACGTGCTTCCAGCGAGTTGGTTTGCATCCGCAGCGCTGGTGCAGCAGCTGGTGGTGGATTGGCGATGCCAGTTTCGGTCGCCGTGGCCATTGGATGAGTGTGCGTCATCGAACTGGCATGCCCGTGCGACGAACTTGGCATGCTGCTGCGCGCCATGGTGTTTGGCGAGCCGACCCGAATGCGAGCACCCATGCCGGCGGGCAGCATGCCAGGTTGGAGTTGCCGATCGTCGTGCAGCGTCATGTTGTGCATGGTGGGCTGGTTTGGCTCGTTCTCGTTGTGCGACTGATTGGCAGCCGCCACGCGAATGGAGCTCGGCAGATCCCCGACGGTGAGCATGCCACGATGACAGTACAGCACGGCGCGGCGCACCACGTTTTCCATCTCACGAACGTTGCCAGGCCAGTGATAGGCACGCAAGGTTTCGAGGAACGCAGGCTCGATCAGCCGCAGCGGAATGTTGTGGGTGCGGCTATGTTCGAGCGCGAACTTACGAGCCAGGTATTCGATATCCCAAGGTCGCTCGCGCAGCGGGAGCAAGCGGAAGTTGAGGATGTTCAGACGATAGTACAAGTCGGTTCGAAAATTGCCGCTGCGAACCAGTTCCTCGAGGTTGTAGTTCGAGGCAACCACCAGCCGCGCTTGCGAGTACTGCGTTTCGTTACTCCCGACCGGCTCGTATTCGCCCGTCTCGATCACCCGCAGCAGCTTGGCTTGTTGTTCGAGCGGGAGGACGTCGATTTCGTCGAGCAGCAGTGTGCCCCGACCAGCTGCGGCAAACTTTCCTTCGCGGTCGCGATCGGCGCCGGTGAAGGCCCCTTTCACGTAGCCAAACAGTTCGCTTTCAATCAGATCGGGTGGCAGAGCGCCGCAGGCGACGGTGCAAAACCGTTCCTCGCGACGATCGGAGAGTTCGTGAATCAAGCGGGCGAGAAAGGTCTTGCCGCTCCCCGTTTCGCCAATCAAAAGGACGGTCACATTGTGGCGCGCCGCCACTTTGATCTCGTCCATCGTGTCGAACATTTCCGGAGTGAACGTGACGAGCGATCGGCTGCGGCCGTGGAGTTCCTTATGCGGCATCTCGCTCCAGAAACCAGCGAGTTCCCCTTCGAGATCCTGGCGGTCGGACAAGAGGCGTCGGAGTCGACCAAAGTCGAGTGGAAACTCGAGGACATCGTCGATCGTTTTATCAGCCAGCTTACGGAGTCGAGGTGGGCAGTCCTGATCGACGAGGCCGTATAGCGGCGCGTTATCGATCGCTTCGTCGAGTTCGGCGATGAAGCGCGCGGGGGAATAGCCGTTGAGGGTGGTGCGGTCGAGATGCACGAGCACAGCACTGATGGTCTGCGTTTTGAGCAGCTCAGGTAAAGATTCGAGAGCATCGCAGGGGACGATCAGTTGCTTGCCTTCGAGCTGCGTGCCGAGTTCGAAAAGCAAATTCTGATCGCGCGTGAAGACGAGGATGCTGTTGGACATGCGCCACCCAAAGAAAAGAAGACTAGCCAAACCATAGCCCGAAAATCTTGCCTGTTTGACTTAAGCTACTTAGCCTGGGCAGCTTCACTAGCGCAAAACAGACTTAGCATCGTGAAATAAAACTGAACAATGTGCGATTGTTTGGGTTGTAGGTTTTGTGGCGATTGTGCGGCCTGTAGCGGGGCGGCTATCTAACTAACGAGTAGATCACTATTTAGATCTGCTAGCTCTGATCGCTAGCAGTTTCAGCGTGCTAGCGGGGCTATGTGGAACTGCGTAGTTCAGGGTGACTGTGGCGGTGGTGCACCGAAAACTTGATATGCGGGGAGCGGCGATCCGATGGAGTGGATCAGAAGCGTTTGCTGCCAAGGCGAAGGCAGTTGCTAGCGACAGGTTGTCGTTCTCGCGAGGAAACAGCCGCGAGTTCCCGATCAAGCTCCTGTCTGGCCCAGGCCTAATTTTTCGAGGGGTTTTTCCGATGCACGCGATTCTGCTGACAGTGCTTGCCCTAGGTGCGGGTGCAGGAGAATATCCAGTGCAGCAGGCAGCCTATGGCTGCGAGCAATGCGATTCAGGTCACTGCGGACATGCCAAAGCCGAGAAGCGTCCCCACGCTGGCTTCTTTGGAATGATGCCCCAGACCTGCTACGAGCCGCATTTCGGATGTTACGACGGCGATCGCCACATGCATCGCTACCCCGCCTTTCACGGCACCTACTATCGCCGTGCTTATAACTATCGCAACTACTTCGACTACCCTTGGCATGCTGAAATGCATGAGCCCACCTCGCACTACTCGTATCACACGACGAGCGAGATGCTCGAGCAAGGCTCCGCACCACCTCAGCCTGTGCCAGACGCCGCCGCTCGCACCCAGTCGCTGCACGACAACATGCGATCGGCTCTTCGTTCAACACAGCCTGTCTATCAAGGTGGGGAAGATTCGCGAACCCTTCGCCGCTAAGTCTTAGCAGCTATTGAGTCTTGGAATAATGAGTTAGAAGATCCTTCTAACTATTAGACCTCTGATAGTAAAGGCAGCTCTGAATTACCAAGTCCCAGTCATTGGGATCTTGTAACTATAGAAAAAGGTCGGCGTCGCTCTCAAGCGATGCCGACCTTGTTTCATTTTCTTGCTCAAGTTGAGCCGGTGGTTTTGCTGTTTTCTCGCAAGAACACCCTGGTTTTAAGGGCTAGTGGTATTTAAGGGCTTAGCCAGCGGAAGAAGTTGCGGACCGGTTGTCCGTCGACATAGGCGGTCGGCTGACCATAGAGGCCACTTCCGAGCGAGACTCCACCACGGCTCACTGGTGGACGAGCGGTCGCTGCTGTGGTTCCGCGACCCGTAGTGGGCAACGTTCCATAAACACCTGTTTGAGGGTAGGCAACCACCACCGGCCCTGTTGGAGCCACATAACTGCTCGGCGCTACGTAGCTAGGTGTTACATAACTAGGCGCGGCATAGTTATAAGTAGGTGCCCCAAACGTTGGGTTCATAGGAACCGTGTAGTCGACGATGCGCGGTGGCATGGTGTTGATCGAGGGGGAATTGAGTGGAGCCGAATAGATCGGCTCGCTATAGCTGGGGCCTTGCACCACGGTGCCTGGACGAGAAGTCGCTGGGCTATACGAGGGATTGTAAGGTGCGGTCGTTGCCGATGGAGGTGGAAAAACACCTTGTGCCGACGAGGGCTCGAGGAGTGAGGGGCGGACGTCGGCGGGCGAGAGTCGCTCGCCAGGCTGAATGGGAGTGATAGGGTACTGCACTTGCGAGGGAGCGAGGCAGGCAGACTGCGATGCGGCGTATTCATCGGACGACATCAGCGGCTGGCGAGCGGTGTCGTGCGTCGGTGGCAGCATCGTCGCAGCGCTTGGACGAGCAACGATCACACCTTTGTGGCCAATGTCGTTCGGGGCTGAGTCGGTGATTGGGCGCAGGTTCGCTGCTGGGGCAAACACCTCGGGCCGAGGGAGGTCGGTGATCTCGGGATAAGGGCTATCGGCGGCGATATCGCTGGCAATCAGAATGACCGGATCGACAGCAGGGTTGGTTGTCGATTGGCCAGCAGCGGTCATGGAGAATGACACGGTCGCCAGCATCGTGAGCGTGAGCACTGAAAGCTTCTGGGGCATACACCACCAAGATGGCCAGGAGTGAAGAACAGGAAGTCGCAGGTGAGCACTCAGTTCTCAGTACATCACCGCGAACGAAACCACTCTACGCAACAGCTATGCCATTGGTGCGCAGGAAATGGAGCAGCGCTCTCAACCGACATTGCTAGCGGCTATTTTGCTAGCGTCGTTAAGTCGTGATCTGCAGAGACAATGGCTCGGCTGTCGCGCGGCAAATGTCGCGCAAAGAGCGGCTTGAAGATCCTGCTGGAATTGTGGCAGCGACAGCTGGGTTTTGATGTAAAGCTTACAAAAGAGCCGCCGCCCCGTGCTGTGCTAGCGCGGGAGTGTCAGCGTGAATTGGCACCCGGTGGGAGCGAGGTTCTCGGCCGCAATGGCTCCCCCATGCAGCTCGGCAATGCGCCAGGTTTTCGAGAGACCGAGTCCAAGTCCGCGCCCCG
This window of the Pirellula staleyi DSM 6068 genome carries:
- a CDS encoding sigma-54 dependent transcriptional regulator, encoding MSNSILVFTRDQNLLFELGTQLEGKQLIVPCDALESLPELLKTQTISAVLVHLDRTTLNGYSPARFIAELDEAIDNAPLYGLVDQDCPPRLRKLADKTIDDVLEFPLDFGRLRRLLSDRQDLEGELAGFWSEMPHKELHGRSRSLVTFTPEMFDTMDEIKVAARHNVTVLLIGETGSGKTFLARLIHELSDRREERFCTVACGALPPDLIESELFGYVKGAFTGADRDREGKFAAAGRGTLLLDEIDVLPLEQQAKLLRVIETGEYEPVGSNETQYSQARLVVASNYNLEELVRSGNFRTDLYYRLNILNFRLLPLRERPWDIEYLARKFALEHSRTHNIPLRLIEPAFLETLRAYHWPGNVREMENVVRRAVLYCHRGMLTVGDLPSSIRVAAANQSHNENEPNQPTMHNMTLHDDRQLQPGMLPAGMGARIRVGSPNTMARSSMPSSSHGHASSMTHTHPMATATETGIANPPPAAAPALRMQTNSLEARVDVLERRIIEDSLQRNNFRRKETAAELGISRVTLYNKMKKFGLL